The following coding sequences lie in one Xanthomonas hortorum pv. pelargonii genomic window:
- a CDS encoding DUF4156 domain-containing protein translates to MRVLMLSVLVAATTAACTWVPIEQSGKGVQVLPAGPVPAGCQQQGEVVVSVKSKVGFYNRNPLRVQEELETLARNEAPGANANAVQAQGQPADGSQRFNAFRCPPR, encoded by the coding sequence ATGCGCGTGCTCATGCTGTCTGTTCTGGTTGCCGCTACCACCGCGGCCTGCACCTGGGTGCCGATCGAACAAAGCGGCAAGGGCGTGCAGGTCCTGCCCGCAGGCCCTGTGCCAGCTGGCTGTCAGCAGCAGGGCGAGGTCGTGGTGTCGGTCAAGAGCAAGGTCGGCTTCTATAACCGCAACCCGTTGCGGGTGCAGGAAGAGCTGGAGACGCTGGCACGCAACGAGGCCCCCGGCGCCAATGCCAACGCAGTCCAGGCGCAGGGCCAGCCGGCCGATGGCAGCCAGCGTTTCAACGCGTTCCGCTGCCCGCCGCGCTGA
- a CDS encoding sensor histidine kinase yields MPRSLLRQLLLIWVVILAACVGVATLLYGLYRQTEGVRLDEARQQLTAQCTRIVQRYAGASEAARSGDNGAGLAAVVVQLVLADAPGVEGGVWNLDKGFIAYAYPTYDGSDHKTDIPAAEWTTIVSTARQSAVGNKAVEFRRDGSREVVLISACPLASGTAAWTMSRVPASTSDAWRPLVIGMLLIFAMVAVSAIALGVVVRRWSQRLQRIQQALAADTELPQIPVTGAPELDRLGAAVSDYAQRNAQALAQTRRLADELSRHERLAALGRLTATVAHEIRNPIATMRLAVENDIARRQSTPDDAAHGALMLGQIRRLDGVVESLLGMVQPIRLQLETVVVQDWLATLLDPALLPPGTPAPQLRVPAMPLQWTLDTQQLGRAVHNLLRNALQHADAGSTVTLEASASDDLLQLQVCNRGAAIAETIAAQLFEPFVSGRSDGNGLGLALVREIARAHGGQVRYVHADGMTHFIVELPWRAS; encoded by the coding sequence ATGCCTCGTTCGTTGTTGCGCCAATTGCTGTTGATCTGGGTGGTGATCCTGGCCGCCTGCGTGGGCGTGGCCACGCTGTTGTATGGCCTGTACCGACAGACAGAGGGCGTGCGACTGGATGAGGCGCGCCAGCAATTGACCGCGCAGTGCACGCGCATCGTGCAGCGCTACGCCGGTGCAAGCGAGGCCGCGCGCAGTGGCGACAACGGGGCCGGGCTGGCGGCGGTGGTGGTGCAGTTGGTGCTGGCCGATGCGCCCGGCGTGGAAGGTGGGGTGTGGAATCTCGACAAGGGATTCATTGCGTACGCCTATCCCACTTACGACGGCAGCGATCACAAGACCGATATCCCCGCCGCCGAGTGGACCACGATCGTCAGTACCGCGCGGCAGAGCGCAGTGGGCAACAAGGCGGTGGAATTTCGTCGCGATGGCAGCCGCGAAGTGGTGTTGATCAGCGCCTGCCCGCTGGCCTCGGGCACCGCCGCATGGACCATGTCGCGAGTGCCGGCGAGCACCTCCGATGCCTGGCGTCCGTTGGTGATCGGCATGCTGCTGATCTTCGCCATGGTGGCGGTGTCGGCGATTGCGTTAGGTGTGGTGGTACGGCGTTGGAGTCAGCGCCTGCAGCGGATCCAGCAGGCGCTCGCCGCCGATACCGAGCTCCCGCAGATTCCGGTCACCGGCGCACCCGAGCTGGATCGGTTGGGCGCTGCGGTGAGCGACTATGCACAGCGTAATGCGCAAGCGCTGGCGCAGACACGACGGTTGGCCGACGAGCTATCCCGGCACGAACGTCTGGCCGCGCTGGGCCGCCTGACAGCGACGGTGGCGCATGAGATTCGCAACCCCATCGCCACCATGCGTCTGGCGGTGGAAAACGACATCGCCAGGCGGCAGAGCACGCCGGACGATGCAGCACATGGCGCGTTGATGCTGGGGCAGATCCGTCGCCTGGATGGGGTGGTCGAAAGCCTGCTCGGCATGGTGCAGCCGATCCGCCTGCAGTTGGAAACGGTGGTGGTGCAGGACTGGTTGGCGACCTTGCTCGATCCGGCCTTGCTACCGCCAGGCACGCCTGCGCCACAGCTGCGCGTGCCTGCTATGCCGTTGCAATGGACGCTCGACACGCAGCAGCTCGGGCGCGCCGTGCACAATCTGCTGCGCAACGCGTTGCAGCATGCCGACGCAGGCAGCACGGTGACGTTGGAGGCAAGCGCCAGCGATGATTTGTTGCAGCTACAGGTCTGCAATCGTGGCGCGGCTATCGCCGAGACCATTGCAGCGCAGTTGTTCGAGCCGTTCGTCAGCGGTCGCAGCGATGGCAATGGCCTCGGCCTTGCCCTGGTGCGCGAGATCGCGCGCGCGCATGGCGGACAGGTGCGTTACGTACATGCCGATGGCATGACCCATTTCATTGTGGAGCTGCCATGGCGCGCATCCTGA
- the poxB gene encoding ubiquinone-dependent pyruvate dehydrogenase yields MARFLAETLQSAGVERIWGVTGDSLNGLTDALREMQTIEWMHVRHEEVAAFAAGAEAAVTGQLAVCAGSCGPGNLHLINGLFDCHRSRQPVLAIAAHIPSSEIGLSYFQETHPQELFRECSHFVELVTNPAQLPEVLHRAMRTAILQQGVAVVVIPGDIALLEMDKHVSSAWPQLRQPRVLPAAEDVAQLAELLQQSEAITLLCGSGCAGAHDAVVALADTLGAPIVHALRGKEYVEWENPFDVGMTGLIGFSSGYHAMLNCDTLIMLGTDFPYRQFYPKDATIVQVDRDPGALGRRTPLQLGIAADVGETIAALLPQLQRREKRDFLEKSLAHYRKAREGLDDLAVPADPGEPLHPQFVARMISQIADQDAVFTCDVGTPTVWAARYLRMNGQRRLLGSFNHGSMANAMPQALGAQAAFPGRQVISLSGDGGFAMLMGDFISLAQLRLPVKIVVFNNASLGFVAMEMKAAGYLDTGTELRNPDFAAMSNAMGILGIRVDESSQLERALRQAFAHSGPALVDVRIATQELAVPPAIKLEQAKGMGLYLLKAVMSGRGDEVIDLVKTNMR; encoded by the coding sequence TTGGCGCGGTTTTTGGCCGAGACGCTGCAGAGCGCGGGTGTGGAGCGGATCTGGGGTGTGACCGGCGACAGCCTCAACGGCTTGACCGATGCCTTGCGTGAGATGCAGACGATCGAGTGGATGCATGTGCGCCACGAAGAAGTCGCCGCATTCGCCGCTGGCGCCGAGGCGGCGGTGACCGGCCAGCTGGCCGTGTGTGCGGGCAGCTGCGGGCCGGGCAATCTGCACTTGATCAACGGGCTGTTCGATTGCCATCGCAGCCGTCAGCCGGTGCTGGCGATCGCCGCGCATATTCCCTCGTCCGAGATCGGGCTGAGTTATTTTCAGGAGACCCATCCGCAGGAGTTGTTCCGCGAGTGCAGTCACTTCGTGGAGTTGGTGACCAACCCGGCGCAGCTGCCGGAAGTGCTGCATCGGGCGATGCGCACCGCCATCCTGCAGCAAGGTGTGGCGGTGGTGGTGATCCCCGGCGATATCGCGTTGCTGGAAATGGACAAGCATGTGTCGAGCGCCTGGCCGCAACTGCGCCAGCCGCGCGTGTTGCCAGCCGCCGAAGACGTGGCGCAGTTGGCCGAGTTGTTGCAGCAAAGCGAGGCGATCACGCTGTTGTGCGGCAGCGGTTGCGCAGGTGCGCACGATGCTGTGGTGGCATTGGCCGACACCCTGGGCGCGCCGATCGTGCACGCGTTGCGCGGGAAAGAATATGTGGAGTGGGAGAACCCGTTCGATGTCGGCATGACCGGTTTGATCGGTTTTAGTTCCGGCTACCACGCGATGCTCAACTGCGACACCTTGATCATGCTGGGTACGGATTTCCCGTATCGGCAGTTCTACCCGAAGGACGCGACCATCGTGCAGGTGGATCGCGACCCGGGCGCACTGGGACGGCGCACGCCCTTGCAGCTGGGTATCGCAGCGGATGTGGGCGAAACCATTGCCGCCCTGCTGCCGCAATTGCAGCGACGCGAGAAGCGCGACTTCCTGGAGAAATCGCTTGCGCATTACCGCAAGGCGCGCGAGGGGCTGGACGATCTGGCAGTGCCGGCAGACCCGGGCGAGCCGCTGCATCCGCAATTCGTGGCGCGGATGATCAGCCAGATTGCCGACCAGGATGCAGTGTTTACCTGCGATGTCGGCACGCCAACAGTGTGGGCCGCGCGCTATCTGCGCATGAACGGACAACGCCGGTTGCTTGGTTCTTTCAATCACGGTTCGATGGCCAATGCGATGCCGCAGGCGCTGGGTGCGCAAGCGGCGTTTCCGGGTCGTCAGGTGATTTCGCTGTCTGGCGATGGCGGCTTTGCGATGTTGATGGGCGACTTCATCTCGCTGGCGCAGCTGCGTCTGCCGGTGAAGATCGTGGTGTTCAACAATGCCTCGCTGGGATTTGTGGCGATGGAGATGAAGGCCGCCGGTTACCTGGACACCGGTACCGAGTTGCGTAATCCGGACTTTGCGGCGATGAGCAATGCGATGGGCATTCTGGGTATTCGCGTCGATGAGTCCTCGCAACTGGAGCGCGCATTGCGGCAGGCTTTTGCACATTCCGGCCCGGCGTTGGTGGATGTGCGCATCGCCACGCAGGAACTGGCAGTGCCGCCGGCGATCAAGCTGGAACAGGCCAAGGGGATGGGCCTGTATCTGCTCAAGGCGGTGATGAGCGGGCGCGGCGATGAGGTGATCGATCTGGTCAAGACCAATATGCGTTAA
- a CDS encoding 3-oxoacyl-ACP synthase III, whose protein sequence is MLFQNVSIAGLAHIDAPHTLTSKEINERLQPTYDRLGIKTDVLGDVAGIHARRLWDQDVQASDAATLAARKALIDAGIGIEKIGLLVNTSVSRDYLEPSTASIVSGNLGVGDHCVTFDVANACLAFINGMDIAARMLERGEIDYALVVDGETANLVYEKTLERMTSPDVTEEEFRNELAALTLGCGAAAMVMARTELVPDAPRYKGGVTRSATEWNKLCRGNLDRMVTDTRLLLIEGIKLAQKTFLAAKQAMGWAVDELDQFVIHQVSRPHTASFVKSFGIDPAKVMTIFGEHGNIGPASVPIVLSKLKELGRLKKGDRIALMGIGSGLNCSMAEVVW, encoded by the coding sequence ATGCTCTTCCAGAATGTCTCCATCGCGGGACTGGCGCATATTGATGCGCCGCACACGCTGACTTCCAAGGAAATCAACGAGCGCCTGCAACCGACCTACGACCGCCTCGGGATCAAGACCGACGTGTTGGGCGACGTTGCCGGTATCCATGCACGGCGCCTGTGGGACCAGGATGTCCAGGCATCGGACGCCGCCACGCTGGCCGCACGCAAGGCCCTGATCGACGCCGGCATCGGCATCGAAAAGATCGGCCTGCTGGTCAACACCTCGGTGAGCCGCGACTACCTGGAGCCGTCCACGGCCTCCATCGTGTCCGGCAACCTGGGGGTCGGCGACCACTGCGTGACCTTCGACGTCGCCAACGCCTGCCTTGCCTTCATCAACGGCATGGACATCGCCGCCCGCATGCTGGAGCGCGGCGAGATCGACTACGCGCTGGTCGTGGATGGAGAGACCGCCAACCTGGTCTACGAAAAGACGCTGGAGCGCATGACCTCGCCGGACGTCACCGAGGAAGAGTTCCGCAACGAACTCGCCGCGCTGACGTTAGGCTGCGGCGCTGCGGCCATGGTGATGGCGCGCACCGAGCTGGTGCCCGACGCGCCGCGCTACAAGGGCGGCGTGACCCGCTCGGCCACCGAGTGGAACAAGCTGTGCCGGGGCAACCTGGACCGCATGGTCACCGACACCCGGCTGCTGCTGATCGAAGGCATCAAGCTGGCGCAGAAGACCTTCCTGGCCGCCAAGCAGGCGATGGGCTGGGCGGTGGATGAGCTGGACCAGTTCGTCATCCATCAGGTCAGCCGCCCGCATACCGCCTCGTTCGTGAAGTCGTTCGGCATCGACCCGGCCAAGGTCATGACCATCTTCGGCGAGCACGGCAATATCGGCCCGGCCTCGGTGCCGATCGTGCTCAGCAAGCTCAAGGAGCTGGGCCGCCTGAAGAAGGGCGACCGGATCGCGCTGATGGGCATTGGGTCGGGGCTGAATTGCTCGATGGCGG
- a CDS encoding sigma-54-dependent transcriptional regulator — protein sequence MARILIIDDDAAFLAILQATLRSLGHTVIAVDNGADGLARLNEGGIALAFVDFRMPGMDGIAVLRARADDARARQVPLVMLTAYASSGNTIEAMTLGAFDHLVKPVGRADIVEVVERALASRADTDADAAVTELSEDDDALVGHSPAMRNVHKRIGLAAASDLPVLITGETGTGKELAARALHLASARANAAFVAVNCAAIPLELMESELFGHRKGAFSGATGDRIGLIREADGGTLFLDEIGDMPLPMQAKLLRFLQEGEVTPLGGRGAQKVDVRVLAATHRDLAAWVAAGQFRSDLRYRLNVVPIELPPLRERGQDILLLAQYFLRTGEGAARALSPDAQARLLVYPWPGNVRELRNVMQRSQLLVRGHSITAEDLDEALGHSAEQPMTTAPLEGTLPEAVARLEKQMIHDALAHSGGNRAEAARRLGIHRQLLYRKLDEYGL from the coding sequence ATGGCGCGCATCCTGATCATCGATGACGACGCGGCGTTTCTTGCCATCTTGCAGGCCACGCTGCGCTCGCTCGGCCATACGGTGATCGCGGTCGATAACGGCGCCGATGGATTGGCGCGCTTGAACGAGGGCGGTATCGCGTTGGCGTTCGTGGACTTCCGCATGCCCGGGATGGATGGCATTGCGGTGTTGCGCGCACGTGCGGACGATGCCCGTGCGCGTCAGGTGCCGTTGGTGATGCTCACCGCGTACGCGTCCAGCGGCAACACCATCGAAGCGATGACGCTGGGTGCGTTCGATCACCTGGTCAAACCGGTGGGGCGCGCGGATATCGTCGAGGTGGTGGAGCGTGCATTGGCAAGTCGCGCTGACACCGACGCCGATGCCGCGGTGACCGAGCTGTCTGAAGACGACGATGCCCTGGTCGGCCACAGCCCGGCGATGCGTAACGTGCACAAACGCATCGGGCTGGCGGCAGCCTCCGATTTGCCGGTGTTGATCACAGGCGAGACCGGCACCGGCAAGGAGCTGGCTGCGCGCGCCTTGCATCTTGCCAGCGCACGCGCGAATGCGGCGTTCGTGGCGGTCAATTGCGCGGCGATTCCGTTGGAGTTGATGGAGAGCGAGTTGTTCGGCCATCGCAAGGGCGCGTTTTCCGGAGCGACCGGCGACCGCATCGGCCTGATTCGCGAAGCCGATGGCGGCACGCTGTTTTTGGACGAGATCGGCGACATGCCGCTGCCGATGCAGGCCAAGTTGTTGCGCTTTCTGCAGGAAGGCGAAGTGACGCCCCTGGGTGGCCGCGGCGCGCAGAAGGTGGATGTGCGCGTGCTGGCGGCCACGCATCGCGATCTGGCCGCGTGGGTGGCGGCTGGGCAGTTTCGCAGCGACCTGCGTTATCGCCTGAATGTGGTGCCGATCGAGCTGCCGCCGCTGCGCGAACGCGGGCAGGACATCTTGCTGCTTGCGCAGTATTTTCTGCGCACCGGCGAAGGCGCAGCGCGTGCGTTGTCGCCGGACGCGCAAGCGCGGCTGCTGGTCTATCCGTGGCCCGGCAACGTGCGTGAGCTACGGAATGTCATGCAACGCAGTCAGCTGCTGGTGCGTGGCCACAGCATCACCGCCGAGGATCTGGACGAGGCGCTTGGTCACAGTGCCGAGCAACCCATGACGACGGCGCCGCTGGAAGGCACCTTGCCCGAGGCAGTAGCGCGTCTGGAAAAGCAGATGATCCACGACGCATTGGCGCACAGTGGCGGTAACCGCGCCGAAGCCGCGCGCCGGCTCGGCATTCATCGCCAGCTGCTGTATCGCAAGCTCGATGAGTATGGGTTGTAG
- a CDS encoding tRNA (cytidine(34)-2'-O)-methyltransferase, with amino-acid sequence MSAPVLDVILFQPEIPPNTGNVIRLCANTGARLHLIEPLGFDLSDKQLKRAGLDYHEYATLQVHADLPTALAAIAPKRVFALSTRSSVRYDTPQFADGDAFLFGPETRGLPADVLESIPPQHRLRVPMRPDNRSLNLSNTVAVMVFEAWRQWDFSGGR; translated from the coding sequence ATGTCAGCACCCGTCCTCGATGTCATCCTGTTTCAACCAGAAATTCCGCCCAACACGGGCAATGTGATTCGCTTGTGCGCCAACACCGGCGCGCGCCTGCACCTGATCGAGCCGCTCGGCTTCGACCTCAGCGACAAGCAGCTCAAACGCGCCGGCCTGGACTATCACGAGTACGCAACCCTGCAGGTGCATGCCGACCTGCCCACTGCACTGGCCGCAATTGCGCCCAAGCGCGTGTTTGCACTGAGTACGCGTAGCAGCGTGCGTTACGACACACCGCAGTTCGCAGATGGCGATGCCTTTTTGTTTGGCCCGGAAACCCGCGGCCTGCCGGCCGATGTACTGGAATCCATCCCGCCACAGCACCGGCTGCGTGTGCCGATGCGACCGGACAACCGCAGCCTCAATCTGTCCAACACGGTTGCGGTCATGGTGTTCGAAGCCTGGCGGCAGTGGGACTTTAGCGGCGGTCGGTAA
- a CDS encoding Ax21 family protein — translation MKTSLLALGLLAALPFAASAAENLSYNFVEGDYVRTPTEGRDADGWGVKGSYAITPNIHVFGDYSKQNADDNNNVFESSNTDFQQWGVGVGYNYEVATSTDLLARVAYRKLDLDTPNINFDGFSVEAGLRNSFGEHFEVYALAGYEDFSKKRGVDLDDTFYGRLGAQVKLNQNWGINGDIRMDGDGNKEWSVGPRFSW, via the coding sequence ATGAAGACTTCTTTGCTGGCCCTCGGCCTTCTCGCAGCTCTGCCGTTTGCGGCCTCCGCTGCTGAAAACCTCTCCTACAACTTCGTCGAAGGCGACTATGTGCGCACTCCGACCGAAGGTCGCGACGCCGATGGTTGGGGCGTGAAGGGCTCCTACGCCATCACCCCGAACATCCACGTGTTCGGCGATTACAGCAAGCAGAACGCTGACGACAACAACAACGTGTTCGAAAGCTCCAACACCGACTTCCAGCAATGGGGCGTGGGCGTGGGCTACAACTACGAAGTGGCCACCAGCACCGACCTGCTGGCGCGCGTTGCCTACCGCAAGCTGGACCTGGACACCCCGAACATCAACTTCGATGGTTTCAGCGTCGAAGCTGGCCTGCGTAACTCGTTCGGCGAGCATTTCGAAGTCTACGCTCTGGCTGGCTACGAAGATTTCTCCAAGAAGCGTGGCGTCGATCTGGACGACACCTTCTACGGCCGCCTTGGCGCCCAGGTGAAGTTGAACCAGAACTGGGGCATCAACGGCGACATCCGTATGGATGGCGACGGCAACAAGGAATGGTCGGTCGGCCCGCGTTTCAGCTGGTAA